Proteins found in one Podarcis muralis chromosome 5, rPodMur119.hap1.1, whole genome shotgun sequence genomic segment:
- the TMEM59 gene encoding transmembrane protein 59 isoform X2 → MAALRPSRLGLGSLLLLLLLAVGDEAARPELEPVPESLSESFEPALGNTAPCQRTCQSTYPLHTYPKEEELYACQRGCRLFSICQFVDDGIDLNRTKLECDSACSEAYTSQSDEQYACRLGCQNQLPYAELRRDHLMSLMPRMHLLFPLTLVRSFWSDMMETAHSFITSSWTFYLQADDGKIVIFQSKPEVQFIESPGQETQDLKEPSFRKASYLQPGGPQTHKGFFDEDESDNFFKCVSINSGWILTTTLVLSVLVLLWICCATVTTAVEQYVPSEKLSIYGDLEYMNEQKLNRYPTSALIVVKCKADEEEAGPLPTKVNLTQSAI, encoded by the exons ATGGCGGCGCTGCGGCCGAGCCGTTTGGGGCTGGGGTctcttcttctcctgctgctgctcgcCGTGGGCGACGAGGCGGCCCGGCCCGAATTAGAGCCCGTTCCGGAGTCCCTCTCCGAGTCTTTCGAGCCGGCGCTGGGGAACACCGCCCCTTGCCAGCGGACGTGCCAGAGCACCTACCCGCTCCATACTTACCCCAAG GAAGAAGAGCTCTATGCATGTCAAAGGGGCTGCAGACTCTTCTCCATTTGTCAGTTTGTGGATGATGGGATTGATTTGAATCGGACCAAGTTGGAATGTGACTCTG CATGTTCTGAGGCATATACCTCTCAGTCTGACGAACAATATGCCTGCCGTCTTGGATGCCAGAATCAATTACCATATGCTGAACTGAGACGAGACCAT CTCATGTCCTTAATGCCAAGAATGCATCTTCTATTCCCCCTTACACTTGTGAGATCATTCTGGAGTGATATGATGGAAACAGCCCATAGCTTCATCACCTCCTCATGGACTTTCTACCTTCAAGCTGATGATGGCAAAATAGTAATATTCCAG TCAAAGCCAGAAGTTCAGTTCATTGAAAGTCCTGGTCAGGAAACACAGGATTTAAAAGAACCATCATTTCGCAAAGCATCTT ATCTGCAGCCAGGAGGTCCACAGACACACAAGGGATTCTTCGACGAAGATGAAAGTGATAACTTCTTCAAATGTGTTTCAAT AAATTCTGGCTGGATACTGACAACCACACTTGTCCTTTCTGTACTGGTGTTGCTCTGGATATGTTGTGCAACTGTTACTACTGCTGTGGAGCAATATGTTCCATCTGAG aaGCTGAGTATCTATGGGGATTTGGAATACATGAATGAACAAAAACTGAATCGATACCCAACTTCTGCTCTCATTGTGGTTAAATGCAAGGCTGATGAAGAAGAAGCTGGACCTCTACCTACGAAAGTTAACTTGACTCAGTCAGCAATatag
- the TMEM59 gene encoding transmembrane protein 59 isoform X1: protein MAALRPSRLGLGSLLLLLLLAVGDEAARPELEPVPESLSESFEPALGNTAPCQRTCQSTYPLHTYPKEEELYACQRGCRLFSICQFVDDGIDLNRTKLECDSACSEAYTSQSDEQYACRLGCQNQLPYAELRRDHLMSLMPRMHLLFPLTLVRSFWSDMMETAHSFITSSWTFYLQADDGKIVIFQSKPEVQFIESPGQETQDLKEPSFRKASLDLQPGGPQTHKGFFDEDESDNFFKCVSINSGWILTTTLVLSVLVLLWICCATVTTAVEQYVPSEKLSIYGDLEYMNEQKLNRYPTSALIVVKCKADEEEAGPLPTKVNLTQSAI from the exons ATGGCGGCGCTGCGGCCGAGCCGTTTGGGGCTGGGGTctcttcttctcctgctgctgctcgcCGTGGGCGACGAGGCGGCCCGGCCCGAATTAGAGCCCGTTCCGGAGTCCCTCTCCGAGTCTTTCGAGCCGGCGCTGGGGAACACCGCCCCTTGCCAGCGGACGTGCCAGAGCACCTACCCGCTCCATACTTACCCCAAG GAAGAAGAGCTCTATGCATGTCAAAGGGGCTGCAGACTCTTCTCCATTTGTCAGTTTGTGGATGATGGGATTGATTTGAATCGGACCAAGTTGGAATGTGACTCTG CATGTTCTGAGGCATATACCTCTCAGTCTGACGAACAATATGCCTGCCGTCTTGGATGCCAGAATCAATTACCATATGCTGAACTGAGACGAGACCAT CTCATGTCCTTAATGCCAAGAATGCATCTTCTATTCCCCCTTACACTTGTGAGATCATTCTGGAGTGATATGATGGAAACAGCCCATAGCTTCATCACCTCCTCATGGACTTTCTACCTTCAAGCTGATGATGGCAAAATAGTAATATTCCAG TCAAAGCCAGAAGTTCAGTTCATTGAAAGTCCTGGTCAGGAAACACAGGATTTAAAAGAACCATCATTTCGCAAAGCATCTT TAGATCTGCAGCCAGGAGGTCCACAGACACACAAGGGATTCTTCGACGAAGATGAAAGTGATAACTTCTTCAAATGTGTTTCAAT AAATTCTGGCTGGATACTGACAACCACACTTGTCCTTTCTGTACTGGTGTTGCTCTGGATATGTTGTGCAACTGTTACTACTGCTGTGGAGCAATATGTTCCATCTGAG aaGCTGAGTATCTATGGGGATTTGGAATACATGAATGAACAAAAACTGAATCGATACCCAACTTCTGCTCTCATTGTGGTTAAATGCAAGGCTGATGAAGAAGAAGCTGGACCTCTACCTACGAAAGTTAACTTGACTCAGTCAGCAATatag
- the LDLRAD1 gene encoding low-density lipoprotein receptor class A domain-containing protein 1 produces the protein MVKLKELCVFTERGELAKNIEGASFGSTKSLFTANRGTIQGLQGCCKDCCACIPCTQQCICVSAIGLGILGVIVTVIALVVTIGIPPHAPVNRLCVTSGNQTGFLCDNRASCIPPSQVCDARQNCANGEDEQGSLCDDLPNNLPGYLIFYCSNRKVWVYADKRCNGINDCGDCSDEVGAWASCPPCGPQWWGCTMAVFHMYCSCIPRRLCRDGIQHCSDWSDEYVCTR, from the exons ATGGTGAAACTTAAGGAGCTTTGTGTATTTACTGAAAGAGGGGAGTTGGCCAAG AATATTGAAGGAGCTTCATTTGGTTCAACAAAATCTCTCTTTACTGCTAACAGAG GTACTATACAGGGCCTGCAAGGTTGCTGCAAGGATTGCTGTGCATGCATCCCTTGCACCCAACAATGTATCTGTGTGTCTGCCATTGGTCTTGGTATACTTGGTGTCATCGTTACTGTCATTGCATTGGTGGTCACAATTGGCATCCCTCCACATGCACCAG taaATCGTTTATGTGTGACCTCCGGTAATCAGACAGGCTTTTTATGTGACAACAGAGCTAGCTGCATTCCACCCAGCCAGGTCTGTGATGCAAGACAAAATTGTGCAAATGGGGAGGATGAGCAAGGATCACTATGCG ATGATTTGCCCAACAACCTTCCAGGATACTTGATATTTTATTGCAGCAACCGCAAGGTTTGGGTCTATGCAGACAAAAGATGTAATGGAATCAATGACTGTGGTGACTGTTCTGATGAAGTAGGAGCTT GGGCCAGCTGCCCTCCTTGTGGGCCTCAATGGTGGGGATGCACCATGGCTGTCTTCCATATGTACTGTAGCTGCATTCCCAGACGTCTTTGCCGAGATGGAATACAGCACTGCAGTGACTGGTCTGATGAATACGTCTGCACAAGATGA
- the LRRC42 gene encoding leucine-rich repeat-containing protein 42 isoform X1 — protein sequence MSCYLYAENLPDRGSVYVRENGQLYKANQASGGVNNSDPKPRPSRLFSKGFSVELCVNRENDNGRTDHFIFTYTKKGSLRYSAKSLFSLVLSYIADNIHHVDSLVDFPEQIAEKLFYAADARQKFTEPRTGLCALQKFIDAYGSLVLQTLCLKNGYLVISEKLEEIKSFRDLTCLDLSFCKLGDEHELLDHITNRTLSSLTRLLLKDNCLSDAGLRRMTAPVRVMKRGLENLSVLDLSCNPGITCLGLRYLLPFKKLNCLDLSGTCLKDTNAVVCWIQTQIGLVHSEVPLKEFDHNSCKTEGWAEQTILQWEHAVQEAIKPQESLKSRTAAQLFYGKRARTEEPLEIETSENLQFYRPRAEMLNLPVLIGKSEELQKKKKRASAEHKEQRFKSKQLSFSVADWDLLNSY from the exons ATGTCATGCTATCTCTATGCGGAAAACCTTCCAGATAGAGGATCTGTCTACGTTCGGGAAAATGGACAGCTATATAAGGCAAATCAAGCATCAGGAGGAGTAAACAACAGTGATCCAAAGCCAAGGCCTTCAAGACTCTTTTCCAAAGGATTTTCTGTTGAGCTCTGTGTGAATAGGGAAAATgacaatggaaggacagatcactTCATCTTCACTTACACAAAGAAGGGAAGTCTTCGCTATTCTGCCAAATCTCTCTTCAGCCTCGTTCTGAGTTACATTGCTGACAACATTCATCATGTTGATTCACTGGTTGACTTTCCAGAACAGATAGCCGAAAAGCTTTTCTATGCAGCAGATGCTAGACAGAAATTTACAGAACCAAGAACAGGACtctgtgctttgcaaaaatttaTTGATGCTTATGGAAGTTTAGTGCTTCAGACTCTATGCTTGAAAAATGG TTACCTAGTTATTTCTGAAAAACTTGAAGAAATTAAATCTTTCCGGGATCTGACATGCTTGGATTTGTCCTTCTGTAAACTTGGAGATGAGCATGAGCTGCTAGACCATATCACCAACAGGACACTATCTAG tTTAACTCGGCTTCTCCTGAAAGATAACTGCTTGTCAGATGCTGGTCTTCGCAGAATGACAGCGCCTGTCCGAGTGATGAAAAGGGGCCTTGAAAATCTCTCAGTATTGGATTTGTCTT GTAATCCAGGAATCACCTGTTTGGGACTCAGGTATCTGCTTCCTTTCAAAAAGCTGAACTGCTTGGATCTTTCTGGAACTTGCCTCAAG GACACAAATGCTGTTGTTTGTTGGATCCAGACACAAATAGGTCTCGTTCATTCAGAGGTGCCCTTGAAAGAATTTGATCATAATAGCTGCAAAACAGAGGGATGGGCAGAGCAG ACCATCTTGCAGTGGGAGCATGCAGTGCAAGAAGCAATTAAACCACAAGAAAGCCTGAAATCTCGAACGGCAGCTCAGCTTTTCT ATGGAAAAAGAGCCAGGACAGAAGAACCTCTTGAAATAGAGACTTCTGAGAACCTGCAATTCTACAGGCCAAGAGCAGAAATGTTAAATTTGCCTGTACTAATAGGGAAGAGTGAAGaattacagaagaagaaaaagagagcttCAGCTGAGCACAAAGAACAGCGTTTTAAATCAAAGCAGCTGAGCTTTTCAGTGGCAGACTGGGACTTACTAAATTCTTACTGA
- the LRRC42 gene encoding leucine-rich repeat-containing protein 42 isoform X2, with the protein MSCYLYAENLPDRGSVYVRENGQLYKANQASGGVNNSDPKPRPSRLFSKGFSVELCVNRENDNGRTDHFIFTYTKKGSLRYSAKSLFSLVLSYIADNIHHVDSLVDFPEQIAEKLFYAADARQKFTEPRTGLCALQKFIDAYGSLVLQTLCLKNGLTRLLLKDNCLSDAGLRRMTAPVRVMKRGLENLSVLDLSCNPGITCLGLRYLLPFKKLNCLDLSGTCLKDTNAVVCWIQTQIGLVHSEVPLKEFDHNSCKTEGWAEQTILQWEHAVQEAIKPQESLKSRTAAQLFYGKRARTEEPLEIETSENLQFYRPRAEMLNLPVLIGKSEELQKKKKRASAEHKEQRFKSKQLSFSVADWDLLNSY; encoded by the exons ATGTCATGCTATCTCTATGCGGAAAACCTTCCAGATAGAGGATCTGTCTACGTTCGGGAAAATGGACAGCTATATAAGGCAAATCAAGCATCAGGAGGAGTAAACAACAGTGATCCAAAGCCAAGGCCTTCAAGACTCTTTTCCAAAGGATTTTCTGTTGAGCTCTGTGTGAATAGGGAAAATgacaatggaaggacagatcactTCATCTTCACTTACACAAAGAAGGGAAGTCTTCGCTATTCTGCCAAATCTCTCTTCAGCCTCGTTCTGAGTTACATTGCTGACAACATTCATCATGTTGATTCACTGGTTGACTTTCCAGAACAGATAGCCGAAAAGCTTTTCTATGCAGCAGATGCTAGACAGAAATTTACAGAACCAAGAACAGGACtctgtgctttgcaaaaatttaTTGATGCTTATGGAAGTTTAGTGCTTCAGACTCTATGCTTGAAAAATGG tTTAACTCGGCTTCTCCTGAAAGATAACTGCTTGTCAGATGCTGGTCTTCGCAGAATGACAGCGCCTGTCCGAGTGATGAAAAGGGGCCTTGAAAATCTCTCAGTATTGGATTTGTCTT GTAATCCAGGAATCACCTGTTTGGGACTCAGGTATCTGCTTCCTTTCAAAAAGCTGAACTGCTTGGATCTTTCTGGAACTTGCCTCAAG GACACAAATGCTGTTGTTTGTTGGATCCAGACACAAATAGGTCTCGTTCATTCAGAGGTGCCCTTGAAAGAATTTGATCATAATAGCTGCAAAACAGAGGGATGGGCAGAGCAG ACCATCTTGCAGTGGGAGCATGCAGTGCAAGAAGCAATTAAACCACAAGAAAGCCTGAAATCTCGAACGGCAGCTCAGCTTTTCT ATGGAAAAAGAGCCAGGACAGAAGAACCTCTTGAAATAGAGACTTCTGAGAACCTGCAATTCTACAGGCCAAGAGCAGAAATGTTAAATTTGCCTGTACTAATAGGGAAGAGTGAAGaattacagaagaagaaaaagagagcttCAGCTGAGCACAAAGAACAGCGTTTTAAATCAAAGCAGCTGAGCTTTTCAGTGGCAGACTGGGACTTACTAAATTCTTACTGA
- the IFT25 gene encoding intraflagellar transport protein 25 homolog: MKFTDYCLSSEGTDVIQATSSDEKYPPENITDGKSETFWTTTGMFPQEFIICFHKCVTISKLTIQCYCVQTLRIEKSVSKDPVDFEECIEKELQHKEGELQTEEFSFPEIQATYLRFIILSGYDAFVSVHRVIAEGITQDSENQT, translated from the exons ATGAAATTCACGGACTACTGCCTTAGCTCCGAAGGAACCGATGTGATTCAAGCAACATCAAGTGATGAAAAATACCCGCCAGAAAATATCACGGATGG AAAATCTGAAACCTTTTGGACAACAACTGGGATGTTTCCACaggaatttattatttgttttcatAAATGTGTAACCATTAGCAAACTCACAATCCAGTGTTATTGTG TGCAGACATTACGGATTGAAAAAAGCGTGTCTAAAGATCCAGTTGATTTTGAAGAATGCATTGAAAAAG AGCTGCAACATAAAGAAGGAGAACTTCAAACAGAAGAATTTTCG TTTCCTGAGATCCAAGCGACATACTTGCGATTCATTATtttgtctggctatgatgcttttGTGTCAGTTCATAGGGTGATAGCAGAAGGAATAACGCAAGATAGTGAAAACCAAACTTAA
- the DIO1 gene encoding type I iodothyronine deiodinase isoform X1 yields the protein MFKIRTLVQKFWILFEVCFFTAIGKICLILFPATAKRYILKQGGKSSMARNPNFGYENWGPTFFSFQYLLFVLKVRWQRLEDEVSQGCPAPNTPLVDFRGEIRHILDFMHETRPLVLAFGSCTUPSFMFKFGKFKKLIEDFRFAADFLIIYIEEAHASDGWAFKNNIAIKSHQTLQDRIQAAQILLKENPSCPVVVDTMENLSSSKYAALPERLYVLQKGNIIYKGGVGPWNYHPEEVREVLEKLL from the exons ATGTTCAAAATCAGGACATTGGTGCAAAAGTTCTGGATTCTCTTTGAAGTGTGCTTCTTTACGGCTATTGGTAAAATCTGCTTGATCTTATTCCCAGCTACCGCAAAGAGATACATTTTGAAGCAAGGGGGAAAGAGCAGCATGGCAAGAAACCCCAATTTCGGCTATGAAAACTGGGGTCCAACTTTCTTCAGTTTCCAGTACTTACTCTTCGTCTTGAAAGTCAGATGGCAAAGGCTAGAAGACGAAGTGTCTCAGGGCTGTCCTGCACCCAACACCCCTCTAGTAGATTTTAGAGGGGAAATACGTCACATACTGGACTTCATGCATG AAACGAGGCCTTTGGTCTTGGCATTTGGAAGCTGTACCTGACCTTCATTTATGTTCAAATTTGGCAAATTCAAGAAGCTCATCGAAGACTTCAGATTTGCAGCAGATTTCCTTATAATCTACATTGAAGAAGCTCATGCCTCAG ATGGATGGGCTTTTAAGAACAATATTGCCATTAAAAGTCATCAAACCCTCCAAGATCGTATCCAGGCTGCACAGATCCTACTGAAAGAGAATCCCTCGTGTCCAGTGGTTGTAGACACAATGGAGAACCTAAGCAGTTCCAAGTATGCAGCTCTACCAGAAAGGCTTTATGTCCTTCAAAAAGGAAATATTATCTACAAG GGTGGAGTGGGACCCTGGAATTATCACCCAGAAGAAGTACGTGAAGTCTTGGAAAAACTGCTTTAG
- the DIO1 gene encoding type I iodothyronine deiodinase isoform X2, producing the protein MARNPNFGYENWGPTFFSFQYLLFVLKVRWQRLEDEVSQGCPAPNTPLVDFRGEIRHILDFMHETRPLVLAFGSCTUPSFMFKFGKFKKLIEDFRFAADFLIIYIEEAHASDGWAFKNNIAIKSHQTLQDRIQAAQILLKENPSCPVVVDTMENLSSSKYAALPERLYVLQKGNIIYKGGVGPWNYHPEEVREVLEKLL; encoded by the exons ATGGCAAGAAACCCCAATTTCGGCTATGAAAACTGGGGTCCAACTTTCTTCAGTTTCCAGTACTTACTCTTCGTCTTGAAAGTCAGATGGCAAAGGCTAGAAGACGAAGTGTCTCAGGGCTGTCCTGCACCCAACACCCCTCTAGTAGATTTTAGAGGGGAAATACGTCACATACTGGACTTCATGCATG AAACGAGGCCTTTGGTCTTGGCATTTGGAAGCTGTACCTGACCTTCATTTATGTTCAAATTTGGCAAATTCAAGAAGCTCATCGAAGACTTCAGATTTGCAGCAGATTTCCTTATAATCTACATTGAAGAAGCTCATGCCTCAG ATGGATGGGCTTTTAAGAACAATATTGCCATTAAAAGTCATCAAACCCTCCAAGATCGTATCCAGGCTGCACAGATCCTACTGAAAGAGAATCCCTCGTGTCCAGTGGTTGTAGACACAATGGAGAACCTAAGCAGTTCCAAGTATGCAGCTCTACCAGAAAGGCTTTATGTCCTTCAAAAAGGAAATATTATCTACAAG GGTGGAGTGGGACCCTGGAATTATCACCCAGAAGAAGTACGTGAAGTCTTGGAAAAACTGCTTTAG